GTCTTAGGAAAAGAAGGCAAGCATCAGCCAGGCCTTTGACATGCTGGTTTTGGATAATGAGATTATAAAAAAGTGGCTGGGACATAATGAAAAACCTCCCCTCTAAAGCTGAACAATGAAGGGAAAGGAAGTTTGATTAAGACCGGTATGTCCTGTGCCACATCGACCTGCTTTGCAGAAAGATAAACCTTTTGTCAGAGCGGCCAGCTCCCATCACCTTATAAGAAGTTGAAGTTCAACTAACCTAAAAATCCGAACGAGGGTGAAGTCTTATCGTAATAAGTTCACCTTCATTCGGATTTTATATAGCTAAAACTCTTTTGTCCCAGCCCCTAGTCAAACCATCTATCCTTTTACAGAACCTGCCAGTAAACCTCTGACAAAAAATTTGCCTAGTAGTATATAGACAATCAGCGTTGGAAGTGCCGCAAGCAAAGCACCGGCCATTTGCACGTTCCATTGTACAACCTGGCTTCCTGCTAAGTTCTGAAGAGCAACCATAACCGGCTGCTGATCGGATTGGGTTAAAGAGACTGCAAATAAAAATTCGTTCCAAATGTTCGTAAACTGCCATATCGCTACCACGATAAAGCCCGTAAGAGATAACGGAAGCATGATTTTACCATAGATTTTCAGAAAGTTAGCTCCGTCAATTTTTGCGGATTCAATCATTGGGTTTGGAATGCTGGCATAAAAGTTACGAAACATTAACGTAGTAATCGGAAGACCATAAACCACATGGGTGAAAATCAAGCCCGGGATCGAATTATATAAACCAATACTGCGTAAAAACACGATCAGCGGAATAAGAATACTTTGATAAGGAATAAACATTCCGAATAAAATGACCGTAAACACTATTTCTGAACCTTTAAATTTCCATTTCGATAAGACATAACCATTTAACGACCCTAATAATGCTGACAAGATTGTGGCCGGAATAACGAGATAGAAAGAGTTCATTAAGTTTGGGGCAAGCTTCGAAAATGCAGTTTGATAACTGCTGAAATCCAAGGTTTGAGGAAGCTGCCACATCGTATCCAGCGATACTTGGTCAAACGGTTTTAAACTCGTTATAACCAGCACGTATACAGGCATTAAATAAAACAGGCTAAAGGCAATGAGGATGATGTAGATGAGAGGTCTCGTAAGTTTTGCAGCCATTTTAGTCCTCCCTCCTATTTACAAACAAGTATGGAATAATGAAGATCGCTACACTAACGAGAAGGATAATCGCAATAGCGGAACCACCTGCGTAATCATTAGCTCTAAATGTTTTCTCAAACATATATAGAGCAGGAACGTCAGTAACAAAGTTAGCTCCTGGCCCTGTCATTGCATAAATTAAGTCAAAAATTTTCAAAGAAATATGCGCCATGACAATCACTACACTCATTGTAATGGGACGAAGCTGGGGTAAGATGATTTTGAAATACACCTTCCACTCAGAAGCTCCATCGATTCTTGCCGCTTCTTTCAGCTCTTCCGGAATTCCTCTTAAGCCGGCCAGGTACATGGCAAGGGAAAAACCGGTCATTTGCCATACAGCCGCTATCACTATGGCTACGAGGGCAACAGGAATCCCGAACTCGATCTTTCCTATAGGTAATGCCGGGATCACATCTGTACTAACGTACCAAAGCGGCTTTATTCCGAATTTCTCAAGCAATAGGTTTACGCCGGTAGACGGGTTTAACAGCCATTGCCAAATGACCCCTGTAACAACAAAGGACAAGGCCATCGGAAATAAGAAAATATTTCTGAACAAAGACTCTGCTTTAATTTTTTGATCGATCAGAATAGCTAACAGCTGACCGATAAGGGCAACAAATCCGATAAATAAAATGGTAAAGAAGATCGTATTGCGAATATCTGATTGAAAGCGAAAGTCTTTAAACAACGAAATATAATTGGATAATCCATCAAACGAATAGTCAGGAATAAGGGATCGCCA
This Halobacillus salinarum DNA region includes the following protein-coding sequences:
- a CDS encoding carbohydrate ABC transporter permease, which gives rise to MAAKLTRPLIYIILIAFSLFYLMPVYVLVITSLKPFDQVSLDTMWQLPQTLDFSSYQTAFSKLAPNLMNSFYLVIPATILSALLGSLNGYVLSKWKFKGSEIVFTVILFGMFIPYQSILIPLIVFLRSIGLYNSIPGLIFTHVVYGLPITTLMFRNFYASIPNPMIESAKIDGANFLKIYGKIMLPLSLTGFIVVAIWQFTNIWNEFLFAVSLTQSDQQPVMVALQNLAGSQVVQWNVQMAGALLAALPTLIVYILLGKFFVRGLLAGSVKG
- a CDS encoding carbohydrate ABC transporter permease, whose protein sequence is MNRVSSDRIWSLVFILPSLLLIGIFVYGFISWTGYVSFSNWRSLIPDYSFDGLSNYISLFKDFRFQSDIRNTIFFTILFIGFVALIGQLLAILIDQKIKAESLFRNIFLFPMALSFVVTGVIWQWLLNPSTGVNLLLEKFGIKPLWYVSTDVIPALPIGKIEFGIPVALVAIVIAAVWQMTGFSLAMYLAGLRGIPEELKEAARIDGASEWKVYFKIILPQLRPITMSVVIVMAHISLKIFDLIYAMTGPGANFVTDVPALYMFEKTFRANDYAGGSAIAIILLVSVAIFIIPYLFVNRRED